The sequence GCCGCAGGAGGTCGACGACGCCTACGGCAAGAACTCCAAGCTGCTGGAGCTGGCCGGCAAGGTGGAGGGGCTGGACACCCCGGCCTTCCGCTCGTGCGTCGAGGACGGCACCCACAACAGCTGGGTGGGCAAATCGCAGGAGGCCTTCCAAGCCGGCAAGTTCCGGGGCACCCCGACCGTGCTCCTGGACGGCAAGGACATCTTCGCCGACCAGGCCAACCCGCTCACCCCGCAGAAGCTGAAGGAACAGGTGGAGGGCGCGGCGAAGGGTTCCGGCGGCGGCAGCGCCAAGGGCGCGGGTGACGGCTCCGAGTCCTCGAAGGGCGGGGCCAAGGCCTCGCCCTCCCCGAGCACGGGCTCCCGCTCCCGCTCCGGAGCCGGGTCCACGGCCGGGTCCACGGCCGGGTCAGGGACGGCGTCCGGGGCGAAGGCCTCGCCCTCGTCCGAGGCCTCGGGCAGCGGGGCGAAGTCGGCCACGAAGGCCGGTTCCGGCGGTTCCCCGGAGAACTGAGCGACACCTGGGCCGTGTGTGGATTTGGTTTCGGCTTGCCGGGCGGGTTGCGGTCAGCACCGCCCGGCAGGGTAGCGTCATGTCTGCCATGGACATTGCTTACATCCCCAGCCCGTCGACCGGCGTGGTCCACCTCGGACCGATCCCGCTGCGCGGCTACGCGTTCTGCATCATTCTCGGCGTCTTCGTCGCCGTCTGGCTCGGCAACAAGCGGTGGATCGCGCGCGGCGGAAAGCCCGGCACCGTCGCGGACATCGCCGTGTGGGCGGTGCCCTTCGGCCTGGTCGGCGGTCGCCTCTACCACGTGATCACCGACTACCAGCTCTACTTCGGCGAGGGCCGCAACTGGGTCGACGCCCTCAAGATCTGGGAGGGCGGCCTCGGCATCTGGGGAGCGATCGCGCTGGGCGCGGTGGGTGCCTGGATCGGCTGCCGGCTGCGCGGCATCCCGCTGCCGGCCTGGGCGGACGCCCTGGCGCCGGGCATCGCCCTGGCCCAGGCCTGCGGCCGCTGGGGCAACTGGTTCAACCAGGAGCTGTACGGCCGCGCGACCGACCTGCCCTGGGCGGTGGAGATCAGCGAGGGCCCGAACCGGCTCGCGGGGACCTACCACCCGACCTTCCTCTACGAGTCGCTGTGGTGCGTCGGCGTCGCCGTACTGGTCATCTGGGCCGACCGCCGCTTCAAGCTCGGCCACGGGCGGGCCTTCGCCCTGTACGTGGCCGCGTACTGCGCCGGCCGCGTCTGGATCGAGTACATGCGGGTCGACGAGGCGCACCTCATCCTGGGCCTGCGGCTGAACGTGTGGACGTCGATCGTGGTCTTCGTGCTGGCCGTGGTCTACCTGGTGGTGTCGGCGAAGCTGCGGCCGGGCCGCGAGGAAGTCGTCGAGCCGGACACCTCCGGCGGTGCGGGCGGGGACGCGGCGGCCTCGGCCGAGGCCGAGGACAAGCCCTCGGACACCGCTGCCCCTGCCGCGGCGGAGGACAAGGTGAAGGCGTCCGTGGCGACGAAGGCCGAACCCGCCAAGGCCGACCTGAGCAAGGCGAAGCCGGCCGAGGGCGAAGCCCCGGAGCCCGACAAGCCCTGACCGCAGACCGGTCCGAAGGGGGGTGCCGCGCACGCGCGGCGCCCCCCTTCGCATGCCGCCTCCCGGCCCACTCCCCCATGCGGCCCCGGCGGACCCGGCTGACATGATCATCTCCGAGGACCGTGACACGAGGGGGAGACCATGACCGACAAGCCGACGACCGCCCGCCGGGCACTGCTGACCGGAGCCGTGGCCGGACTGGCCGGCGCGACCGCGCTGTCCGCCGCCGGGAGCGCCACAGCGGCGCCCACGGCCGGAGCCACACCGGACTGGTTCGACGTCAAGGCCCACGGAGCCGTCGGTGACGGCGCCACCGACGACACCGCCGCCGTCCAGCGGGCGCTCGACGCGGCGGCCGCGGCGGGCGGCGGCACCGCCTACTTCCCCGTCGGCAAGTACCTGGTCAAGCCGGCCGCCGCCCAGCCGGCCCTGGCCCTCAAGGCCGACGGCATCCGGCTCTCCGGCGCCGGTGCCAAGGCCTCCACCCTGATCAAGGGCGGCGACGGCATCCTGCTGCGCATGTCCGGCAGCGGACCGGCGTACTCCACCGGCGCCACCCACCGCCGCTACTGCTCGATCGAGAACCTCGGCTTCAACGGCAACCGCAAGACCGGCCTGCTGCTGGAGCTCTACTACAACAACAACTCGTACTTCCGCGACGTCTTCATGTCCTCCAACAACGACATGTGCGTGGACGCCGTCGAGTTCTGGGACTCCCGCTTCTACAACCTCGTCATCGAGGACTGCACCGGCACCACCGGCAGCACCACCCAGCCCAACGTCTGGCTGCGCAACGCCTCCTCCGCCACCGAGGGCGCCTGGGGCTACAGCAAGGACAACATCAACCAGATCCACTTCACCGGCTGCCGGCTGGAGGCCTTCGGCACCGGCGCGCTGTGGATCGGCCAGGGCGCGGTCACCCTCAACAACCCCAACGGGATCTACCTCACGGACTGCAAGTTCGAGACCTCCCGGATGCAGGGCGGCCCGCACCTGAAGGCCGACGCGGGCTCCAAGCACGTTTACGCGACCAACATCTACTGCTACGCAGGCGACTTCGCGGCGGGCACCCCGGCCACCGCCCGGAACATCATCAGCTGGGCGGCGAGCGCCGGCGCCCTGGAGAACGTGGTCATCGCCAACCGGGACAAGGCGACGGTCAACGCGGGCGTGGCCCTCTACTCGGGCCCCGGGTCCACCGCCGTGCTGCGCAACGTCGTCGGGCTCTACGGGACCGCGCCCACCGGCACCCACATCTACTACGAGCAGTCGTCCACCGGCGACTTCCGGGTGGAGAACAGCTACGGCACCCTTGGGGCGCAGGCGACCGGGACGATCCCGGTCAAGAACGCCCCGAACCCGCCGCTGCGGCTGGTCCCCGGACCGGTCACCGACGCCTCCTTCACCCGCCAGCCGCTCGACGGCACCATGGCCGTGGACTCCGCCAACAAGCGGCTGTACGTACGCGTCGGCGGCCAGTGGCTCTGGTCCGCCCTCAACGCGTAGCTCACGCCGCGGCGCGCCCGGCCGCGGTCAGTACGTGGGAACCCGCGCGGCGAGCGCAAGGGTGCGGTGCGCGGCCGCGACCACGGCCGGGTCCACGAAACGCCCGTCGGGCAGTGCCAGAGCCCCCGGGGTGGCGCGGGCCGCCGCCAGGACCTCATGGGCCGCGGCGACCTCCGCGGGAGCGGGCAGGTAGGCCCGCTCGATCACCGGCAGCTGGCGGGGGTGGATCGCCGCCCGGCCCAGGAAGCCCAGGGAACGCCCCCGGGAGCAGGAGGCGGCCAGTGCCTCCAGGTCCCGGATGTCGGGGAAGACGGACTGGGCCGGCGGTACGAGCCCGGCCGCCCGGGCCGCCACCACCACCCGCGAGCGGCACCAGTCCAGGCCCGTCCCCGCGCTGACGGCCAGATCGGCCCGCAGGTCCGCCTCGCCGAGGGAGAGCCCGCGCAGGGCGGGGTGCGCGCGGGC comes from Streptomyces sp. NBC_01408 and encodes:
- a CDS encoding glycosyl hydrolase family 28-related protein; its protein translation is MTDKPTTARRALLTGAVAGLAGATALSAAGSATAAPTAGATPDWFDVKAHGAVGDGATDDTAAVQRALDAAAAAGGGTAYFPVGKYLVKPAAAQPALALKADGIRLSGAGAKASTLIKGGDGILLRMSGSGPAYSTGATHRRYCSIENLGFNGNRKTGLLLELYYNNNSYFRDVFMSSNNDMCVDAVEFWDSRFYNLVIEDCTGTTGSTTQPNVWLRNASSATEGAWGYSKDNINQIHFTGCRLEAFGTGALWIGQGAVTLNNPNGIYLTDCKFETSRMQGGPHLKADAGSKHVYATNIYCYAGDFAAGTPATARNIISWAASAGALENVVIANRDKATVNAGVALYSGPGSTAVLRNVVGLYGTAPTGTHIYYEQSSTGDFRVENSYGTLGAQATGTIPVKNAPNPPLRLVPGPVTDASFTRQPLDGTMAVDSANKRLYVRVGGQWLWSALNA
- a CDS encoding CoA ester lyase gives rise to the protein MILTWLYAPGDRPAVVAKALGCGADAVIVDLEDAVPASRKEYARTATAELLAERPAVPVHVRVNALDSPWGGVDLAALAGRRGLAGLRLPKISAPEQVAAVADRTGGVALYALLESALGVERAFEIARAHPALRGLSLGEADLRADLAVSAGTGLDWCRSRVVVAARAAGLVPPAQSVFPDIRDLEALAASCSRGRSLGFLGRAAIHPRQLPVIERAYLPAPAEVAAAHEVLAAARATPGALALPDGRFVDPAVVAAAHRTLALAARVPTY
- the lgt gene encoding prolipoprotein diacylglyceryl transferase, producing the protein MDIAYIPSPSTGVVHLGPIPLRGYAFCIILGVFVAVWLGNKRWIARGGKPGTVADIAVWAVPFGLVGGRLYHVITDYQLYFGEGRNWVDALKIWEGGLGIWGAIALGAVGAWIGCRLRGIPLPAWADALAPGIALAQACGRWGNWFNQELYGRATDLPWAVEISEGPNRLAGTYHPTFLYESLWCVGVAVLVIWADRRFKLGHGRAFALYVAAYCAGRVWIEYMRVDEAHLILGLRLNVWTSIVVFVLAVVYLVVSAKLRPGREEVVEPDTSGGAGGDAAASAEAEDKPSDTAAPAAAEDKVKASVATKAEPAKADLSKAKPAEGEAPEPDKP